Proteins found in one Amphiprion ocellaris isolate individual 3 ecotype Okinawa chromosome 22, ASM2253959v1, whole genome shotgun sequence genomic segment:
- the rbis gene encoding uncharacterized protein rbis produces the protein MGRAADLTADQKKIIETLHKEGQPHRVISKEAGCSQSSVSKHINGKLSGREKCGRKRCTTNRDDRSLERIVKECPFKNLEELHRQWIETGVTASRATTHRRIQEKGYYCHFHNTGDMAKNKQKAKKQKNVFQVASKHSKSKNKAKPVTTALKHIKAGKKEKVESLNQVFTQVQRDVTSVSKSVAPKPKKQTQVAKEPPKEAVNVDNAAQLFSQL, from the exons ATGGGGAGAGCTGCTGACTTGACAGCCGACCAGAAGAAGATCATCGAGACCCTCCACAAGGAGGGTCAGCCACACAGGGTCATCTCTAAAGAGGCCGGCTGTTCGCAGAGCTCCGTGTCGAAGCACATCAATGGAAAGTTGAGTGGAAGAGAGAAGTGTGGGAGGAAAAGATGCACGACCAACAGGGATGACCGCAGCCTCGAGAGGATTGTAAAGGAATGTCCGTTCAAGAACTTGGAAGAGCTACACAGACAGTGGATAGAGACTGGTGTCACTGCGTCAAGAGCCACAACACACAGACGGATTCAGGAAAAGGGCTACTACTGCCACTTTCATAATACAG GTGACATGGcaaagaataaacaaaaagcaaaaaaacagaagaacgtCTTTCAAGTGGCAAGCAAACACTCGAAGAGCAAGAACAAAGCGAAGCCCGTCACAACAGCACTCAAACAC ATCAAGGCAGGGAAAAAGGAGAAGGTGGAGAGCCTAAACCAAGTCTTCACCCAAGTCCAGAGGGATGTTACGAGCGTTTCCAAGTCTGTTGCTCCCAAACCAAAGAAACAAACTCAG GTTGCCAAAGAGCCACCAAAGGAAGCTGTAAATGTAGATAACGCTGCTCAGCTCTTCTCTCAGCTATAA
- the LOC111569220 gene encoding carbonic anhydrase 1, whose protein sequence is MSHGWGYAENNGPDKWSDNFPIANGPRQSPIDIVPGDASFDGGLKPLKLKYDPSTCLEILNNGHSFQVTFVDDTDSSTLTDGPISGIYRLKQFHFHWGASDDKGSEHTVAGTKYPAELHLVHWNTKYASFGEAASQPDGLAVVGVFLKIGAENANLQKVLDVFDVIRAKGKQTSFANFDPATLLPGSLDYWTYDGSLTTPPLLESVTWIVCKEPISVSSGQMAKFRSLLFSAEGEPECCMVDNYRPPQPLKGRAVRASFK, encoded by the exons ATGTCTCACGGTTGGGGATACGCAGAGAACAACG GACCCGACAAATGGAGTGACAACTTCCCCATTGCCAATGGACCCCGTCAGTCTCCCATTGACATCGTACCTGGGGATGCATCCTTCGACGGGGGGCTGAAGCCGCTCAAGCTGAAGTACGACCCCTCCACCTGCCTGGAGATCCTCAACAACGGACATTCCTTCCAAGTGACCTTCGTAGATGACACCGACAGCTCAA ctctgacagaTGGACCGATCTCTGGGATCTACAGGCTCAAGCAGTTCCATTTCCACTGGGGAGCTTCTGATGATAAGGGCTCTGAGCACACTGTGGCCGGGACCAAATACCCTGCTGAG CTCCATCTGGTGCACTGGAACACCAAATATGCTAGCTTTGGTGAAGCTGCTAGCCAGCCTGACGGGCTCGCTGTTGTTGGAGTTTTCCTGAAG attgGTGCTGAAAATGCCAACCTCCAGAAGGTTCTTGATGTCTTCGACGTCATCAGGGCCAAA ggCAAGCAGACCTCTTTTGCTAACTTCGACCCCGCCACCCTGCTCCCCGGTTCCCTTGACTATTGGACATACGATGGCTCTCTGACCACACCCCCTCTGCTGGAGAGCGTTACCTGGATCGTCTGCAAGGAGCCAATCAGCGTCAGCTCTGGGCAG ATGGCCAAATTCCGCAGCCTGCTTTTCTCTGCTGAGGGCGAACCTGAATGCTGCATGGTGGACAACTACCGCCCTCCCCAGCCGCTCAAGGGTCGCGCTGTCCGTGCTTCCTTCAAGTAA